The following proteins are encoded in a genomic region of Arachis stenosperma cultivar V10309 chromosome 4, arast.V10309.gnm1.PFL2, whole genome shotgun sequence:
- the LOC130975253 gene encoding uncharacterized protein LOC130975253 translates to MAADQNNGGDARKVLGDLTAPTSDFYGRTGHSTPTQDFPIEELKANKAHKENIEVPMNALLQFMDYEDHSSSDEEEETKEVQIAWYLGVLIKLISKLFGTETLEEEPPLLTKELNALVQQKLPQKLLDPERFLIPCTIGTINLEKMADKSMKKAFGLVEDVLVKVEDLYIPTDFTIMDTGEEKDEFIILGRPFLATANAIIDVAKGELILQLSEDHILFKMPNTNSSSDKRETVMQHLVFQPSLCVKLYRSPRHQF, encoded by the exons ATGGCAGCCGATCAGAATAATGGAGGAGATGCAAGAAAGGTTCTTGGTGATCTCACTGCACCCACTTctgacttctatggaagaa CTGGGCATTCAACACCCACTCAAGACTTCCCTATTGAAGAACTCAAGGCAAATAAGGCTCACAAGGAGAATATAGAAGTTCCAATGAATGCCTTGTTGCAATTCATGGATTATGAGGATCATTCCTCCTCTGATGAGGAAGAGGAAACTAAGGAAGTGCAAATTGCTTGGTACCTAGGAGTCCTCATAAAGCTAATTTCCAAGTTATTTGGAACAGAGACattggaggaagaacctccattgctcaccaaggaactCAATGCCTTGGTTCAACAGAAACTACCTCAGAAGCTGCTGGATCCCGAACGCTTCCTaattccttgcaccataggaaCCATTAACCTTGAGAAG atggcagacaagtcaatgaaAAAGGCATTTGGTctagtagaggatgtcttagtaaAAGTTGAggacctttacatccctacaGATTTTACAATCATGGATACTGGGGAGGAAAAGGACGAATTcatcattcttggaagacccttcctagccactgCCAATGCCATCATTGATGTAGCAAAGGGAGAGCTGATTCTACAGTTATCGGAGGACCACATCTTATTCAAGATGCCTAACACCAACTCTTCCTCTGATAAAAGAGAGACAGTTATGCAACACTTAGTGTTCCAACCCTCTCTCTGTGTAAAACTATATAGATCTCCCAGACACcaattctaa